AAAATCAGCAACATGTTTTCTTCTTTTCACGAAATTTAACCTGCCCTACTTCATTTATCAGTTATGACGACCCTTCGCCGAATACCTTCTCCTTCAACACAAAATATGGGCAGTGTCAACATTGCAAAGGTATTGGCTTAGTTTTAGTGCCAAACATAGATGCTATTATTCCCGACCGAAGTCTTACGATTGCAGAGGGTGCTTTTGCCCCCTTAGGCGAATATAGGGACATCTTTATATTCAGCATGATGAAAAACATTCTACGTAAAAAAGGTTATACCTTAAAAACCCCCATTGAAAAAATAGACCAAAACACTCTCAAATTACTGCTATATGGCGACACAGATCAAATCAAAGAAATACAAGAACACTTAGATACCCCTATGGGGCTTAATGTAGCTATGTATTCGGATATTTACCCTGGCGTAATAATGTACATTAGTCATCAATACCGCTTCGGAACAGCTACTACACAAGAACGAATGGCACAGTATTTTACAGAATCCGAATGCCCTGAGTGTAAAGGTGGGCGGTTAAAAAAAGAAAGCTTGCACTTCAAAATATTAGACAAAAACATTTACGAACTCGCCAAAATGCCAATTAGTGAGCTACAAAAATGGTTTTTAGAACTCCCTAAATATCTCGATGAACGTAAAAACACTATTGCCAAAGACATTCTTAAAGAAATAAACAACCGCCTAAAAGTATTAAATGAGATTGGATTAGGCTACCTAGATTTGAACAGGAGTGCAAAAACTCTATCTGGCGGGGAAGCACAGAGAGTACGTTTGGCAACTCAAATAGGTTCTCAATTAGTAGGTGTAACGTATATTTTAGATGAACCTTCTATTGGTCTGCATCAGAGAGATAATCAAAGATTGATAGAAAGCTTGAAAAATTTAAGAGACTTGGGCAATACAGTAATTGTCGTAGAACATGACAGAGAAATGATAGAAAAAGCCGATTATGTAGTAGATATTGGTCCCGGGGCAGGTATTCACGGCGGAACTGTTGTAGCTTCTGGAAAACCTACTAGCATATTGAAAAAAAATACAGAAACTGCCCAATTTTTACGAAGGGAGAAAGATATTTTTGTTCCTACTCAACGGCGTTCAGGTAATGGACACTTTTTGACCTTGTACGGGGCATCAGGAAATAACTTGAAAAATATCACGGTTAGATTTCCGTTAGGTAAATTGATTGTTGTTACAGGGGTATCAGGAAGTGGAAAGTCTACTTTGGTATCAGAAACGTTAGCACCTATCTTAAAAACGCATTTTAGTAAAGAAATTACCTACAAAGCTTTGCCTTACCTACGTATAGAAGGTTTAGAGCATATTGACAAAGTAATTGAAATAGACCAAACACCAATTGGCAGAACGCCGCGCAGCAATCCTGCTACTTACACAGGAGTTTTCACGCTTATTAGAGATTGGTTTGCACAGTTACCTGAAGCTAAAATCAGGGGCTATAAACAAGGGCGTTTTTCTTTTAATGTAAAAGGTGGGCGCTGCGAAGCTTGCCAAGGGGGAGGAGAGCAAGTCATAGAAATGGGCTTTTTACCTGATGTTACCGTTACTTGTGAAGTCTGCAAAGGTAAGCGATATAACCGTGAAACTTTGGAAGTACGCTACAAAGGTAAGTCTATTTCTGATGT
This region of Bacteroidia bacterium genomic DNA includes:
- the uvrA gene encoding excinuclease ABC subunit UvrA → MDRIEIFGAKEHNLKNIDINIPRNQLVVITGVSGSGKSSLAFDTIYAEGQRRYMEAFSIFAQNMMGNIRRPNVDKINGLSPVISIEQKTVSKNPRSTVGTITEVYDFMRLLFAKIADAYSYISGEKMEKRTDDQIVDLILTKFTDLNLIFLAPLVKGRKGHYRELFEQLSKSFVRVCVDGQIRELKPKMQLDRYKTHDIQVVVDVIKIHENNRSRIQETVKRTLDIGKNTMLVMEENQQHVFFFSRNLTCPTSFISYDDPSPNTFSFNTKYGQCQHCKGIGLVLVPNIDAIIPDRSLTIAEGAFAPLGEYRDIFIFSMMKNILRKKGYTLKTPIEKIDQNTLKLLLYGDTDQIKEIQEHLDTPMGLNVAMYSDIYPGVIMYISHQYRFGTATTQERMAQYFTESECPECKGGRLKKESLHFKILDKNIYELAKMPISELQKWFLELPKYLDERKNTIAKDILKEINNRLKVLNEIGLGYLDLNRSAKTLSGGEAQRVRLATQIGSQLVGVTYILDEPSIGLHQRDNQRLIESLKNLRDLGNTVIVVEHDREMIEKADYVVDIGPGAGIHGGTVVASGKPTSILKKNTETAQFLRREKDIFVPTQRRSGNGHFLTLYGASGNNLKNITVRFPLGKLIVVTGVSGSGKSTLVSETLAPILKTHFSKEITYKALPYLRIEGLEHIDKVIEIDQTPIGRTPRSNPATYTGVFTLIRDWFAQLPEAKIRGYKQGRFSFNVKGGRCEACQGGGEQVIEMGFLPDVTVTCEVCKGKRYNRETLEVRYKGKSISDVLNMTVEEAIEFFQAHPRILKYLHAINDVGLGYMTLGQSSVTVSGGEAQRIKLATELVKRDTGKTFYILDEPTTGLHFSDIKKLTDVLQRLVDKGNTVLIVEHNLDVIKIADHIIDLGPEGGENGGYIVAEGTPEHIITVANSITAKFLKKELECTARV